One Takifugu flavidus isolate HTHZ2018 chromosome 3, ASM371156v2, whole genome shotgun sequence genomic window, AATGGGCAGTTTTAGCATCACTTTTAGGGTTTAAATGTTTTCTAATGTTTATGGACGAGTGACTGTTTCTACCCTGAGGGTCACCAGGTGAAGACACGCCCCCTACAAACATGAACCACGGCTCGAAAGATCATCAACATACATGTGTGGTTACGCCATTCCACTGGTCCGCATTTAACTCTATGTCCAGTCAAAGTCAGTAACCTTGGAAACCAGCAATCGGATAACAGCATATTTGACAGGATCGCCTGGAACACTCAAGGTGAGGCTTTCACGGCCCCGTGCACGAGGCTAACCTGAAGACTAGACTAGAATAGGTCCTCTAGGACCAGGTTCCTGTCACTGGCATGATGGGGAACATTGTTTTAGCAACAATATGACTGTAATCACGCACACTAAAGGCACTAAAGCAGTCTGAACACATCTGAACTGATCTGGATCCAACTGAGCCAAACTTGATCCGATTTAGACTAAACTGAACCGAACTGGACTTCAAATGAACTGAGCCAAACTGCTGGGTAGGGAGGCGCGTCCACTGGTCCAGGGGGTACAGACAGCCTCGCGCACAGACTACAAATCTGTAAAAAGGATGAAGACGTTGAGACAGATGTGGTCCAGCGGTTGCAGCCGGGCGGGCCTACCTGGTATGTGGAAGTGGCGGGGAACGGGCACATATGTAGAGGAGGGGGATTTGCCATCAGAAAAGGTGGATAAGCTGGGGGTGCTCCGACCACTTTCGCTGCCTTCGGTCGGGTTAAGGGAAGCAGTGCACgtcgggaggaaggagggagggttttgaagaaaagaaaggaaatcagGGAGAAAAATAAAGCAGGTTTAGACGGTAAAAACAATTTCAGTAGTTCCAGCTGAAGATGCAGGTGACATGTTGGTCCAGGTCCAGTTGATGTGGCGTGCTGAACCTCCCCACAcactccaccccccacccccgcgtcCCACAACCTAGACTTGAATTTAATCACTAGAATGAAGCTGCTATCTGGTTAGCATGGACAGCATTATGCTACGTTGTCTCCAGATCTTCTATACAGTAAGTCTGCATTACCCAAGAGACCAGGAGCTAAACCCTAACCTGCTGGCTCTGGATCTGGTGAGCAACAGAGACGTCATAATCTGCCACCTTCTTTCTTTTGGTGCTCAAATGATGTCATCTGGAGCCTTGAAGGAGGTTTAGCACGTCTCCAGGGAGCAGCAAAAAGTAACTTTAGACTTGAGGACGCTAACCCTGAGAGGGGCTGCTACAGTTCTTCAAAGACTGAATCCttgggttggggtggggtgttaTCTGATTGAACACACTCCCCTTCTTCCACTCAGACTGCGAGGAACCAGTAGATGacatcacacccacacacacacacaagtgctgGTTTAACCTGCAGCTGCCAAAATGACGGTTAGCATCACAGCTGTGCTTCGATGAGCTACGGGAGGGGGTCAGTCAAGTGACCCGGGTATGTTTAATGTCGGCAAACAGGACAACAGACTGAGCGGACAAGCACAATGAGGTGTCCTAGAGGACATCGTCTCAAACACACTCAGGTGAGTTAGACCATGCATGACAGCGACCACGACCACAGACACGTTGGTGCGACAAGTGCAAGCAGAATAAACCTAGGCGGTCCTGATGATGGACCCTGATGGACCCCAACATTAGCTACCATACTGAAAGACAACATCTGCTGACCATTCCACTGGGGGGGAGGACAAAAGAGAAAGACTACTGGGATTTTACCGTCGGGGAGAGGTAACCTGAGATGCAGGGATGTCCTAGGCTTAAGGTCAGGTAGGGGGTCCTGTTTCAACCCTGAGGGCGTTCAGGAGAAAGGAGGTTACGATTGGGTCTGGTATGAGTTTGCTGTCATGGGTAGCGTTAGCAGGTTCCTGGTCATGTTCTAATCCACGCAGCTGTGTTGTGAGCTCAAACATATGGTTCACTTGGACATAACGCACAGCTCATGCCATATTAGGTCAGTCAAACGGTGGTATCACAGCACTCCAGACGTTTGGACCCTCGTTCCTAGTCAAACACAGACAGGACCACCGTCTCGCTGCTGTTCCCTGGTCTGGGTTCAAATGTTCTGATCTTTaactctgcttttttttaacacccTTTCATccaatagcttttttttttttttttttaaaaaggtggcGTTGTTTTCTGTCCAACAGTGGTGAACCTGGAGGGGGGTCCATTGTGTCTATAGTGGACTAGGGCGGGGTCTCGGTGTGCTCGGATACCTCTGAAGTACGGGATGTagttgtgctgctgcagcatggtCAGGGTGGTGGGGTTCAGGTGATAAGACAAGCCTGCACTGCCCACTGCTGGTGCTGGCGAGTACTTACCACCATCAGCCCCACCAGGGCAGTACAGAGGCAGGGGGGAGGAGTCCCTGGCCCCACTGGGGGGGTATTTAAAGGCACCTGTGAGCATTagaggtggaggaaaagaaCAGGGTTGCATGAACGTCTGGTGGCGCTCTGATGAACAGTCTGAATTATCCTACAGGTCACATACGAACGGGTCGCTGGTGTCACGCTAGtcaaccagcagcagctaaaTTTATGTTCACCTTTTAAAGAGTCTCATGAACACACCGGAGCCACTCCAGAAGCACAAACGTACCTTGTTGACTGTAATTCTGAGGGGAACGAGAGGGCGTGTAGCGTCCGTAGCCACCCAGGGAGCTGTTGGAACTGGGGCTGGACGGCCTCCGCTGACGCGGGGATTTTTCCCCATCGCCCTGGATACGAAAAACACGTGGCGTTATCGCAGTCAGCTGATAGCGCTAAGAAAAAAGTTGCGAGTCCACGACCTCCTCTAGCGCTGCGGCAGGAGCCCACGTCTGACATTCATTTAGAATGAGGCAACACACGGCGAACATCAACACAGGACAAATGTCAGGGGACATGTTTAGTCCAGAGGTCCAAACGCAAGGACATGCTAaccaatgaaaaataaaaaagcgcTACGCTAATATTCTTACACAAACTACGTGACTAATACATCAAATGGTTGATGAGCAAGAAGCAAAATTTCCCATTGCTGCGATGTTGCGATGCTAACTCGGCTAAGCTAAGGCTCACTGACGTCGATGATGATGACAATGGATTTGTGTGACGGCCACACTAGCGTGACGTTACCTCGGTCATAGCAGGAGAAAGCAGCTGTGGGGACTGCAAATAAAGAGGGGAGAAAGCCAAGGTTACAAAAGCCAAAAGGGGAAAATTTAGGTCAGGTGGATGGTGGACAgagggacggatggacagatggacagatggacagatggacagatggacggatggatagATGATATTACCTCAATTGTAGAAGACAAAGGTAGCTGGGGAGACTGCAAATAGAGAGTAGAATACCAAGgttacagaaagaaaaagaaaaactcagttgaggtggatggatggatggatggatggatggatggatggatggatggatggtggatggatggatggatggatggatggatggatgggatggatgggtggaaaaTGAAACCTTAAACTACTGGAtgcaatggtccacaggggctatatattctcaagctctctccccagcgatttcagaactgaagaagccttctggatagaaggcgaaacgtcttcaagagaagaaacccagtccagttgacagagaaaactactttggatacaatgacctggatgattgagaatctacacagacatcttgcagTACCTCCAGAACATCTAACACGTGCGGCCCCTCTAATGTTCTCAGTTCTGATTCTCTCCATCCTCACTCCTCCCAACGAGgacctctgtctcctccagctctgcctcatGTCTAGACTCAACGTCTCTGTCTCTAAACCAAACAGCATCACTGGTCTCCCCAGAACCAACGCTCCCGCACACAGCAAGACAATGTTTAAACCTCACTGTGATTCGTTTTGGTGCCTCCTGCTGGTGAGAATACAAACTGCAGCAGTGTAAAACCTTTCTGGCGGCTACTTGGGAGCACGACTGAGCTCTTCACGAGGAGCTGAGCAGCGTCGGCGAGCGTTGACTGCCGATGGGTGACATGAATGAACGAATTAAGAACATCTAACGTGCTCTAGCTGAGCATTTCTGCGTCCGGCGGCAGGCGAGGCGGCTGAGCTTCGCTACCTCTGCGTAGTGTCGCTCCTCTGACGCGTAGCTGATGTACGGCGAGTATGACAACATGTCGGGTCTGTCGATGTTGTAGATGGCCTTGGTCTTCGGAAGCGCTGCCAGGTCTTTGTAGTCCAGCATCTCCTCCCCCAGTTTGGCCTGTGAGAGCATGCAGGAAAACGAATGTTAACATCCTTTTTGACCGCTGCTGCCCCCGATGGTGGCTGGAGGTAGTGCAGACTTACGTAGATGACTCTGCTGGGGGAGCCCGAGGCGCTGGAGGCCGGGACTGAAGTGATGCTCTCAGATGAAGTCCGGGTCGCCTGAAACGAGCCAGTAGATGCTTTTACCGGTGACGCACAGCTGCCTCACGCGCTGTGCATCCATACTCATGCTCCACGTGAAAGGAATTCACAGGTTTCTCCTCAAGAACTCACAGCAGAGTTTTAGTATTTCACACTCTGAGAACACACTCATGAAGGATTAGTTCTGAACAAACAACCATCCAGTGGTCAACAGCCTCCTCTGACTTCAGCTTTGAACCCTGGACATGATGGTCTTCATCTCATCTCCATCAATAGTTCTCTCTCTCATCAGCAGTATTCACACTCTTTACTCTGAGATGGGACCTCAGCTCTGGGACCTTCTACTTCTCTTGATCATCTTTGAGACGTTCCTACACATTGATTTTAGTCCACAGCCGTCTGTCAGTGAAAAAGAGAGAACCCTAGAACCTGGCATTCACCCTGACTGAGGTCCTGATCCTGTATGCAGCAAAATTCCAGAAGGTCAACCATCAGCGCAGCTCCTCCAATCTGAGTTTATGTCCACACAGAAGCTGAAAGCTGCTCTGATGGAACCAAGACTGAGACCTCATTCTAAGCATCGTGTTGGGATGAAGCCAGGCTCCTCTCGTGGCGTTCAGGAGCTGGGACAGGGATACTGATCAAAGTCCAGGCTGGACTAAAGACCCACAAAAAGAACCTTCAACCAGACCCAAACATCATCCAACTGAACTTGAGAAGATTCTGCAGAGAAGAAAGTCAGAATATCCACAAATCCAAACGTGAACCTTCAGCTGACTAAGGACTGACTAAATGGTCTGAACCCTGAACACAACATGCACcagtctctgtcctcctgggGAACTGGGAGAAGGCTGAGGAGACGTCAGAACATACAGGACATCCTAAAGTCTGCCAGCATCTAGTGGCCACAGcccacttcctgctctttcaccgtcaacaacagcagctgccGGGGGAACACGATGGAGTTTTGGCCACGTTCTCATGTGGACCTCTGAGGACTGATCTTTGTTCCTGAGTGCGCTGCAGATACATCCATCATAGCTCTCCGTCTGGGTGTGGCTTCTTAGTCAAACATCAGAACAGTTTCAACCCATGCAGCAGGTggttatggggggggggggggatgcagcGGAGCACCGACCTGTTGCTCTGGGATGTCACTGAGCTGTATCCGGACCTGCTTCTAGGGAGGAGATTGGTTATGGTGAGGGATGACAATGACAGATGATGGGTAAAAAGCGAGAAAACCCGAACAGCCGCAGGTCCACCTGAACACATCTGAAGGTGCTACCGATGCTTCTAGTTAACGCGGTTATCGCAACGCACAACCACAGGAACCAAAGTCCAGCAGGAGGGTCAGCTCAGACTCAACCACTGCTCAGAGAACGTGGTCTGAGCAGCCTGGAGAAGACCACATCTATGAGGGAAATGGTTTGGATCTCATCTACACACACAAGAAACACTTTTACCCCTCAATTTAACCCCATAAGGGATTATCCTGGGATTACCTGGGGATACTTTAGGATGAGCTGGAATTCAGGGGCTCTTTGCCCCTCCATTTCCTAAAAAGCAACGTGGCTGTAAGTTCTATGAGAGCACCTGTATCTTACGTACCTtactcttctcctccagcttggcTGCTTGTCTGCATGGAGGATGCCAGATGGACGATCCTGAGGACACAGAGCAGAACGCTGAGGGAACGTTTGAGAGGAATCTTGCCTGGACTAAAAGAACAGAACAGGAGATCCTGGACAGTCTCTGGATGTTCTCTCAGATGTCAGATTTCCTTCTGTCCTCAGGTACTCGTCACAGAACCCATTTCCGATGATAATTCCCAAACAGAAGAGTGGAAGATCTAACGAGAAGGAAAGTGAAACCCTTTACCTTGAAGGTacatttcctctccttctgcAAACATCTGCTCACAGCGGGCACAGCGGGCACACGTGGGGTGGTAGTGCTTCTCCCCAGCCTGGGAGAGACGACAGAGTTACAGGAACGTCAGGAGGACAGCCAGGAGACAACTTTTAAGAGGATAAGTCAAAAAACCGGAGCCTTCATCAAAAAGCTTTAATCTTCGACCCGACAAGGACGTGAGGAAATCTGCTTCAAGCGTCACCGCAGCAGGAATTCAACAGCTCTAAAAGGCTTCTACAGTGTCTACAATGTATCTAAAAGGTGAAGAACCCACACCAGTACGAGAACATTTGGGTGTTAGGCCTTTCTGGAGAAGCTCTCAGCTATCATCCGTCCATCTTTTCATGGTCATGCTGTGTGTTGAGTGTCTACTCCATATCAAACATCAGGGCTTTATTGAAACAATGAAACTACATTGTCAAAGAAAAAGCCAACACCCTCCTCCAGGGACAACATCCTGGCGAGGTGGTCAGTGTTCAGTCGGAAATCGGAccaacacagaaagaaaaacggATGGAAAACGAAGGTTTAGCAAACTCTATTGGCAAAGATCAACGAGAGAGAAACCCCGCAGTGCTCAGACGTCACAATTAGCCTCTTTTCTGTGACGACAAAATCATCTTATGACAGTAACAACAGGGACGAGTTGAACTGATGTTCCTGGTTGGTGACGTGGCGGGAACAGCTAGTTCACCGTGTCAGCAGTAGGTGCTAGCTGTAGCGTTACCTCCAGGACCTTCCCAGTGATGTACTTCTGACAGCTCTCGCACTGGATGCCAAACATGGCGTGGTAGTCCGATTCACAGTACGGAACTCCATCTCTGCGAGGGGAAAACAGCGCGAGACGCGGCGTTAATGAGCACTGAGCTAAAACCCAAGTGGAGTTCTGAGGGTCAGTGTTGCCTGACGTTGATCATGTGATCCATTTTCATGCTGAGGGAGTGCGCACGGAATGCTGGCACCTACTTGCTGATGTACTCGGCATTGAGCACCTTGTTGCAGACCCGACACTTGAAGCAGCCCAGGTGCCAGTGCTTgtccagggccaccagagactgCTCGTTCTTGAACTCCTTCCCGCAGCCGCAGCAGTCTGAGGACACAAATCTGCTCACGCAAACCGAGAGGAGGACGCGTTTGGCCAGAAGACTCAAAGTACTGACTGTGCACGGCCTGGATGGGCGCCGGGCTGTTGGCCGGGAGCGGCTGGGTGCAATTCTGGCAGACGCACTCCTTCCCGTTGAACGTCACTCGGTCGCCAGCCGGAAACGGTTGTCTGCAAGAGACAAAGGTTGAGATCATCAAGCATCTGAGCCATGACCTGTCTGTGGGAGGGGTCTACAGTGGGAGGGGCCCACAATGGGAGGGGTCCACTGTGGGAGGGGTCCGCAGTGGAGGGGTCCACTGTGGGAGGGGTCCACAGTGGGAGGGGTCCACTGTGGGAGGGGTCCACTGTGGGAGGGGTCCACAGTGGGAGGGGTCCATAATGGGAGGGGTCCTCAGTGGGAGGGGTCCGCAGTGGGAGGGGTCCATTGTGGGAGGGGTCCGCAGTGGGAGGGGTCCACAGTGGGAGGGGTCCGCAGTGGGAGGGGTCCACAGTGGGAGGGGTCCACAGTGGGAGGGTGTTTGTTCACTTCACTCACTTTAGGTCTTAAACATACAAACAGGAATAAACAGCTGTGTCGTCTGTAAAAAGGTTGAGTGCTTCCCAAGAAGGCCCTGAACCAGTGTGGTACCTTCACTTCCACTCCATGTTCAAGTCGCCGtcacaggtcagaggtgagaCCATTTACAATGATAATATTAAAACAGGCCTCATTATTCTCTAGCAGGGACGAACAAAAAGATGATTAAAGTTTGAATGACGGTGTGAGATTCTGTCACAGGGCGAAACATTCCTCAGCAGCAATGTCCTGCAGCCTGGACATGTGACCTCACAGCCTGGACATGTGACCTCACAGCCTGGACATGTGACCTCACAGCCTTGACACATGACCTCACAGCCTTGACACATGACCTCACAGCCTGGACGTTTGACCTCATAGCCTGGACACATGACCTCACAGCCTGGACATGTGACCTCACAGCCTGGAAACGTGACCTCACAGCCTGGACGTTTGACCTCATAGCCTGGACACATGACCTCACAGCCTTGACACGTGACCTCACAGCCTGGACGTTTGACCTCATAGCCTGGACACATGACCTCACAGCCTGGACATGTGACCTCACAGCCGGACATGTGACCTCACAGCCTGGATACATGACCTCACAGCCTGGACACATGACCTCACAGCCTGGACATGTGACCTCACAGCCTGGACGTTTGACCTCACAGCCTGGACACATGACTCACAGCCTGGACACATGACCTCACAGCCTGGACATGTGACCTCATGGCTTCTGTTAAAGCCTCACCATCAGCTGCTGTGACACAGTCCTCAAGAGCTTTATTTCCTGAGGACGACTGTGTAAAGAGACATAGATTCTAATTACTACCAAAAACCAAACCGAACCAGGTAAACAGTCCTGTTGGTCCCATCAAAAAGGTCGAACCTGAAATTGAAACGATTAAATGCTGACTATAGCAGGTTTGTGTGCTGATGTTCTGTTTCTGGCTACTTTGGGTCCCAGCCAGCGTTAGCGACCTTCTGAGCAGCTCCTGATTTATTCACACTGATGATTTGATGGAGTTGATCCTGAGGTCAGACTTAATTTCTGACTGCCTGAAGTGCTGAGGGTGGTTTCTGGTTACAAATCGATCACCTGGCTGCACTTTTAGCCTCGTATTGAGCTCTGTGACTCCTGCCAGATCATCAATGCGGcctccactagagg contains:
- the ablim2 gene encoding actin-binding LIM protein 2 isoform X1; its protein translation is MPEEKVFQQQAVRGPLEQQKSKQGGGGGGICCQNCGKPCKGEALRVQNKHFHIKCFVCKVCGCELAHGGFFVRQGEYICTLDYQGLYGTRCFSCQDFIEGEVVSALGKTYHPRCFVCSSCKQPFPAGDRVTFNGKECVCQNCTQPLPANSPAPIQAVHNCCGCGKEFKNEQSLVALDKHWHLGCFKCRVCNKVLNAEYISKDGVPYCESDYHAMFGIQCESCQKYITGKVLEAGEKHYHPTCARCARCEQMFAEGEEMYLQGSSIWHPPCRQAAKLEEKSKKQVRIQLSDIPEQQATRTSSESITSVPASSASGSPSRVIYAKLGEEMLDYKDLAALPKTKAIYNIDRPDMLSYSPYISYASEERHYAESPQLPLSSTIESPQLLSPAMTEGDGEKSPRQRRPSSPSSNSSLGGYGRYTPSRSPQNYSQQGAFKYPPSGARDSSPLPLYCPGGADGGKYSPAPAVGSAGLSYHLNPTTLTMLQQHNYIPYFRGSESGRSTPSLSTFSDGKSPSSTYVPVPRHFHIPETVVKDNLYRKPPIYRQHASRTSWQDGEDSKRTSWMILKSETDGHAAAEEADPRKSTCSLPTDASQPHFPYSKSASLPGYGRNGIYKAAEMMEDEVDADSHSWGGTREYKIYPYELLAVTHRVKVKLPRDVDRTRLERHLSPGDFQKVFGMTLEQFDRLALWKKNDMKKAARLF
- the ablim2 gene encoding actin-binding LIM protein 2 isoform X15, with translation MPEEKVFQQQAVRGPLEQQKSKQGGGGGGICCQNCGKPCKGEALRVQNKHFHIKCFVCKVCGCELAHGGFFVRQGEYICTLDYQGLYGTRCFSCQDFIEGEVVSALGKTYHPRCFVCSSCKQPFPAGDRVTFNGKECVCQNCTQPLPANSPAPIQAVHNCCGCGKEFKNEQSLVALDKHWHLGCFKCRVCNKVLNAEYISKDGVPYCESDYHAMFGIQCESCQKYITGKVLEAGEKHYHPTCARCARCEQMFAEGEEMYLQGSSIWHPPCRQAAKLEEKSKKQVRIQLSDIPEQQATRTSSESITSVPASSASGSPSRVIYAKLGEEMLDYKDLAALPKTKAIYNIDRPDMLSYSPYISYASEERHYAESPQLPLSSTIESPQLLSPAMTEGDGEKSPRQRRPSSPSSNSSLGGYGRYTPSRSPQNYSQQGSESGRSTPSLSTFSDGKSPSSTYVPVPRHFHIPASRTSWQDGEDSKRTSWMILKSETDGHAAAEEADPRKSTCSLPTDASQPHFPYSKSASLPGYGRNGIYKAAEMMEDEVDADSHSWGGTREYKIYPYELLAVTHRVKVKLPRDVDRTRLERHLSPGDFQKVFGMTLEQFDRLALWKKNDMKKAARLF
- the ablim2 gene encoding actin-binding LIM protein 2 isoform X13, with product MPEEKVFQQQAVRGPLEQQKSKQGGGGGGICCQNCGKPCKGEALRVQNKHFHIKCFVCKVCGCELAHGGFFVRQGEYICTLDYQGLYGTRCFSCQDFIEGEVVSALGKTYHPRCFVCSSCKQPFPAGDRVTFNGKECVCQNCTQPLPANSPAPIQAVHNCCGCGKEFKNEQSLVALDKHWHLGCFKCRVCNKVLNAEYISKDGVPYCESDYHAMFGIQCESCQKYITGKVLEAGEKHYHPTCARCARCEQMFAEGEEMYLQGSSIWHPPCRQAAKLEEKSKKQVRIQLSDIPEQQATRTSSESITSVPASSASGSPSRVIYAKLGEEMLDYKDLAALPKTKAIYNIDRPDMLSYSPYISYASEERHYAESPQLPLSSTIESPQLLSPAMTEGDGEKSPRQRRPSSPSSNSSLGGYGRYTPSRSPQNYSQQGSESGRSTPSLSTFSDGKSPSSTYVPVPRHFHIPETVVKDNLYRKPPIYRQHASRTSWQDGEDSKRTSWMILKSETDGHAAAEEADPRKSTCSLPTDASQPHFPYSKSASLPGYGRNGIYKAAEMMEDEVDADSHSWGGTREYKIYPYELLAVTHRVKVKLPRDVDRTRLERHLSPGDFQKVFGMTLEQFDRLALWKKNDMKKAARLF
- the ablim2 gene encoding actin-binding LIM protein 2 isoform X5, with translation MPEEKVFQQQAVRGPLEQQKSKQGGGGGGICCQNCGKPCKGEALRVQNKHFHIKCFVCKVCGCELAHGGFFVRQGEYICTLDYQGLYGTRCFSCQDFIEGEVVSALGKTYHPRCFVCSSCKQPFPAGDRVTFNGKECVCQNCTQPLPANSPAPIQAVHNCCGCGKEFKNEQSLVALDKHWHLGCFKCRVCNKVLNAEYISKDGVPYCESDYHAMFGIQCESCQKYITGKVLEAGEKHYHPTCARCARCEQMFAEGEEMYLQGSSIWHPPCRQAAKLEEKSKKQVRIQLSDIPEQQATRTSSESITSVPASSASGSPSRVIYAKLGEEMLDYKDLAALPKTKAIYNIDRPDMLSYSPYISYASEERHYAESPQLPLSSTIESPQLLSPAMTEGDGEKSPRQRRPSSPSSNSSLGGYGRYTPSRSPQNYSQQGAFKYPPSGARDSSPLPLYCPGGADGGLKQDPLPDLKPRTSLHLRLPLPDGSESGRSTPSLSTFSDGKSPSSTYVPVPRHFHIPETVVKDNLYRKPPIYRQHASRTSWQDGEDSKRTSWMILKSETDGHAAAEEADPRKSTCSLPTDASQPHFPYSKSASLPGYGRNGIYKAAEMMEDEVDADSHSWGGTREYKIYPYELLAVTHRVKVKLPRDVDRTRLERHLSPGDFQKVFGMTLEQFDRLALWKKNDMKKAARLF
- the ablim2 gene encoding actin-binding LIM protein 2 isoform X6, translating into MPEEKVFQQQAVRGPLEQQKSKQGGGGGGICCQNCGKPCKGEALRVQNKHFHIKCFVCKVCGCELAHGGFFVRQGEYICTLDYQGLYGTRCFSCQDFIEGEVVSALGKTYHPRCFVCSSCKQPFPAGDRVTFNGKECVCQNCTQPLPANSPAPIQAVHNCCGCGKEFKNEQSLVALDKHWHLGCFKCRVCNKVLNAEYISKDGVPYCESDYHAMFGIQCESCQKYITGKVLEAGEKHYHPTCARCARCEQMFAEGEEMYLQGSSIWHPPCRQAAKLEEKSKATRTSSESITSVPASSASGSPSRVIYAKLGEEMLDYKDLAALPKTKAIYNIDRPDMLSYSPYISYASEERHYAESPQLPLSSTIESPQLLSPAMTEGDGEKSPRQRRPSSPSSNSSLGGYGRYTPSRSPQNYSQQGAFKYPPSGARDSSPLPLYCPGGADGGKYSPAPAVGSAGLSYHLNPTTLTMLQQHNYIPYFRGSESGRSTPSLSTFSDGKSPSSTYVPVPRHFHIPETVVKDNLYRKPPIYRQHASRTSWQDGEDSKRTSWMILKSETDGHAAAEEADPRKSTCSLPTDASQPHFPYSKSASLPGYGRNGIYKAAEMMEDEVDADSHSWGGTREYKIYPYELLAVTHRVKVKLPRDVDRTRLERHLSPGDFQKVFGMTLEQFDRLALWKKNDMKKAARLF
- the ablim2 gene encoding actin-binding LIM protein 2 isoform X2, yielding MPEEKVFQQQAVRGPLEQQKSKQGGGGGGICCQNCGKPCKGEALRVQNKHFHIKCFVCKVCGCELAHGGFFVRQGEYICTLDYQGLYGTRCFSCQDFIEGEVVSALGKTYHPRCFVCSSCKQPFPAGDRVTFNGKECVCQNCTQPLPANSPAPIQAVHNCCGCGKEFKNEQSLVALDKHWHLGCFKCRVCNKVLNAEYISKDGVPYCESDYHAMFGIQCESCQKYITGKVLEAGEKHYHPTCARCARCEQMFAEGEEMYLQGSSIWHPPCRQAAKLEEKSKQVRIQLSDIPEQQATRTSSESITSVPASSASGSPSRVIYAKLGEEMLDYKDLAALPKTKAIYNIDRPDMLSYSPYISYASEERHYAESPQLPLSSTIESPQLLSPAMTEGDGEKSPRQRRPSSPSSNSSLGGYGRYTPSRSPQNYSQQGAFKYPPSGARDSSPLPLYCPGGADGGKYSPAPAVGSAGLSYHLNPTTLTMLQQHNYIPYFRGSESGRSTPSLSTFSDGKSPSSTYVPVPRHFHIPETVVKDNLYRKPPIYRQHASRTSWQDGEDSKRTSWMILKSETDGHAAAEEADPRKSTCSLPTDASQPHFPYSKSASLPGYGRNGIYKAAEMMEDEVDADSHSWGGTREYKIYPYELLAVTHRVKVKLPRDVDRTRLERHLSPGDFQKVFGMTLEQFDRLALWKKNDMKKAARLF
- the ablim2 gene encoding actin-binding LIM protein 2 isoform X21; amino-acid sequence: MPEEKVFQQQAVRGPLEQQKSKQGGGGGGICCQNCGKPCKGEALRVQNKHFHIKCFVCKVCGCELAHGGFFVRQGEYICTLDYQGLYGTRCFSCQDFIEGEVVSALGKTYHPRCFVCSSCKQPFPAGDRVTFNGKECVCQNCTQPLPANSPAPIQAVHNCCGCGKEFKNEQSLVALDKHWHLGCFKCRVCNKVLNAEYISKDGVPYCESDYHAMFGIQCESCQKYITGKVLEAGEKHYHPTCARCARCEQMFAEGEEMYLQGSSIWHPPCRQAAKLEEKSKKQVRIQLSDIPEQQATRTSSESITSVPASSASGSPSRVIYAKLGEEMLDYKDLAALPKTKAIYNIDRPDMLSYSPYISYASEERHYAEGDGEKSPRQRRPSSPSSNSSLGGYGRYTPSRSPQNYSQQGAFKYPPSGARDSSPLPLYCPGGADGGLKQDPLPDLKPRTSLHLRLPLPDGSESGRSTPSLSTFSDGKSPSSTYVPVPRHFHIPETVVKDNLYRKPPIYRQHASRTSWQDGEDSKRTSWMILKSETDGHAAAEEADPRKSTCSLPTDASQPHFPYSKSASLPGYGRNGIYKAAEMMEDEVDADSHSWGGTREYKIYPYELLAVTHRVKVKLPRDVDRTRLERHLSPGDFQKVFGMTLEQFDRLALWKKNDMKKAARLF
- the ablim2 gene encoding actin-binding LIM protein 2 isoform X8; this translates as MPEEKVFQQQAVRGPLEQQKSKQGGGGGGICCQNCGKPCKGEALRVQNKHFHIKCFVCKVCGCELAHGGFFVRQGEYICTLDYQGLYGTRCFSCQDFIEGEVVSALGKTYHPRCFVCSSCKQPFPAGDRVTFNGKECVCQNCTQPLPANSPAPIQAVHNCCGCGKEFKNEQSLVALDKHWHLGCFKCRVCNKVLNAEYISKDGVPYCESDYHAMFGIQCESCQKYITGKVLEAGEKHYHPTCARCARCEQMFAEGEEMYLQGSSIWHPPCRQAAKLEEKSKKQVRIQLSDIPEQQATRTSSESITSVPASSASGSPSRVIYAKLGEEMLDYKDLAALPKTKAIYNIDRPDMLSYSPYISYASEERHYAEGDGEKSPRQRRPSSPSSNSSLGGYGRYTPSRSPQNYSQQGAFKYPPSGARDSSPLPLYCPGGADGGKYSPAPAVGSAGLSYHLNPTTLTMLQQHNYIPYFRGSESGRSTPSLSTFSDGKSPSSTYVPVPRHFHIPETVVKDNLYRKPPIYRQHASRTSWQDGEDSKRTSWMILKSETDGHAAAEEADPRKSTCSLPTDASQPHFPYSKSASLPGYGRNGIYKAAEMMEDEVDADSHSWGGTREYKIYPYELLAVTHRVKVKLPRDVDRTRLERHLSPGDFQKVFGMTLEQFDRLALWKKNDMKKAARLF